A region of Drosophila mauritiana strain mau12 chromosome 3L, ASM438214v1, whole genome shotgun sequence DNA encodes the following proteins:
- the LOC117141282 gene encoding protein artichoke, with amino-acid sequence MMLLPIFLLLCIGINLIRAESCPPSQAILPCRCSLRGKEIQIWCSHSNLPQIMDGLKAVERNIKGRIDELVLENNQLPALPGRFFGSLQIVRLMLRHNSIERVSNGWLNELENGLVEIFVVEPQLRSIPAESLNGMINMLAITIQSEELKHLPDFSGLLSLTYLSVQTGALQELPSHLFRHLPKLQHIHITGGSGLTRLEAGLFDGLISLKNLDLSHNGLNWIHLRALSRLPNLVSLKLSHNQISDVGMVGRIVKDLEHLKKLRLDNNLITVIEDGSFVDLPNLSELHLNDNRITELQYGAFLRTPQLKTIYLQNNLIRRIHPESLLQASGSGVEAVHMYNNEIGHVEALRALLDALPRLRYLDMSGNLLSELPYGALRGHGTLEQLHLNHNHLRLIERDALMAMPALRELRMRNNSLSSDLPLPFWNLPGLKGLDLAQNQFARVDSQLLAGLPSLRRLDLSENGLIELAPNSFRHNPLLETLNISSNELTKIHSSTLIHLERLFEVDASYNQLKSVIAGLPRIVERISLKGNQITSLPAAASKDLQLPNLRMLDLSQNRIEQLPRHGFQGAMELRVLSLAQNELRQLEDTSFIGIQRLELLHLQENQLGEADERALLPLAELRNLNLQSNKLEAITDNLFSNNSRLEQLDLSRNLIRSISPTAFDTQRSLEYLDLSGNALLDISVGLGNLNNLRDIDLSYNQISRIQSDVIGGWRNVVEIRLSNNLIVELQQGTFRNLPKLQYLDLSSNEIRNVEPGALKGLDELQEFVLADNKLVELKDHVFEELPSLLASHFQYNKLRYISPESFHNANSLVFLNLSNNHFRNMENIGLRSMRNLEVLDLSTNGVKLVSTMPLKALNWLVELKMDNNQICRIQGSPFETMPRLRVLSMRNNQLRSIKERTFRNVRGNIAILDVDGNPIDCNCEMQWLSVWLQETNFPYPGPKCQDGRLLRSARMERSLCVGADIYGNERTDGNQLPLLNEHGDVFQRDLPDDFNDECEAGEATRLPGDRPLVGESEYFYDQYVDATEAPDTTHSAISTSQRPKPTPTINSNIDLNNTILHTKYFNRKPQPGSGSPFTFFGYPLPSVSLGRFFGFGDRGRKQRTDSNDEMPATHRMAHISLPSGRGKTRMYQPNSAEFEKYLKDQQKQEKQNIARNRYVDTDSTTSSMEDALSNESGSAATTVGVFRTTFREPSSIERGGFRPIVPAHVGGFMPVHDPQQRRGLVEVVNITGNPSEMIQGIGQRKFIPISAQARPKPTKSSGESSESATYEVTETTPDITTTTPLIHRITTSTTKASTTTTRSTTTTSTTQVTPAENDASSSSQLDSQYDDEDLEAQSVTLLRPPPLVQTTTAETILLIPPAEEHVAQIKSRSWVTTTTPQSPSDNQVTLARPTSTVPPPPPPASPPLRGGGRSTITKVYTPYQQQVAQPTAEEYQRTTPSGDNEGVASEHQLTANAQKRTELELLQVDRVDRKDGMDWYYESFKKKRDFNGGAAVRKTAHKEVFYDGVAASSSWNRLHKEILFLSLLLLWRAC; translated from the exons ATGATGTTACTGCCCATCTTCCTTCTACTTTGCATTGGGATAAATTTGATTAGAGCCGAAAGTTGTCCTCCATCACAGGCTATTTTACCCTGCCGCTGTTCGTTACGAGGAAAGGAGATCCAGATATG GTGCTCGCACAGCAATCTGCCGCAGATCATGGACGGCCTAAAGGCAGTGGAACGAAACATCAAGGGCAGGATCGATGAGCTGGTCCTggagaacaaccaattgccgGCACTGCCAGGACGCTTTTTCGGCAGCCTGCAGATAGTTCGGCTCATGCTGCGCCACAATAGCATCGAAAGAGTGTCCAATGGATGGCTAAATGAGCTGGAGAACGGCCTGGTGGAGATCTTCGTGGTGGAACCTCAGCTGCGCAGCATTCCAGCGGAGAGTCTGAACGGGATGATCAACATGCTGGCCATTACCATTCAGAGCGAGGAACTGAAGCACTTGCCCGACTTCTCCGGACTGCTCAGTCTGACCTATCTCAGTGTCCAAACGGGGGCACTCCAGGAGTTGCCCTCCCATCTCTTCAGACATCTACCCAAATTGcagcacatacatataacAGGCGGATCAGGCCTCACCCGGCTGGAAGCCGGTCTCTTCGATGGATTGATATCCCTGAAGAACCTGGATCTATCGCACAATGGTCTCAACTGGATTCATTTGCGTGCCCTGTCCAGATTACCCAATTTGGTTAGCCTCAAGCTGTCCCACAATCAAATCAGCGACGTGGGCATGGTGGGTCGCATTGTCAAGGATCTGGAACATCTGAAGAAACTACGACTGGACAACAATCTCATCACTGTGATTGAGGATGGCTCCTTTGTGGATCTGCCCAATCTTTCAGAGCTTCACTTGAACGATAACAGGATTACTGAACTGCAATATGGAGCCTTTTTGCGCACCCCTCAACTGAAAACCATATATCTGCAGAACAATCTCATCCGGCGGATCCATCCGGAATCCCTGCTTCAGGCCAGTGGAAGTGGCGTGGAGGCGGTTCACATGTACAACAATGAAATTGGTCATGTGGAGGCTTTGAGGGCATTGTTGGATGCCCTGCCTAGGCTCCGCTATCTGGACATGAGTGGTAATCTTCTGAGCGAACTTCCCTATGGAGCTCTTCGTGGTCATGGGACTTTGGAGCAACTGCATCTGAACCATAATCATCTCAGGCTCATTGAAAGGGATGCACTGATGGCCATGCCTGCTTTGAGGGAACTTAGGATGAGAAATAACAGTCTATCCTCGGACTTACCCCTACCGTTTTGGAACCTTCCTGGATTGAAGGGACTCGATCTGGCGCAGAATCAGTTTGCCAGGGTGGACTCACAGTTGCTGGCGGGACTTCCATCATTGAGACGTCTGGATCTGAGCGAGAATGGACTGATCGAATTGGCACCCAATAGTTTTCGTCACAATCCCCTGCTCGAAACGCTCAATATATCCTCCAATGAGCTGACCAAAATCCACTCTTCCACCCTAATCCATTTGGAGAGGCTCTTTGAGGTGGATGCCAGCTATAATCAGCTTAAGTCTGTGATTGCAGGACTGCCCAGGATTGTGGAGCGCATCTCGCTGAAAGGCAATCAAATTACATCGCTCCCAGCAGCAGCTAGCAAGGATTTGCAATTGCCCAACCTGCGAATGCTGGATCTCAGCCAGAATCGAATAGAGCAGCTGCCCAGGCATGGCTTTCAAGGGGCAATGGAACTGAGAGTCTTGAGTCTGGCTCAAAACGAGTTGCGTCAGCTGGAGGACACCTCGTTCATAGGGATTCAACGGCTGGAGCTGCTGCATTTGCAAGAAAATCAACTGGGCGAAGCGGATGAGCGGGCTCTACTGCCCCTCGCCGAACTTAGGAATCTGAATCTTCAGTCCAACAAGCTGGAAGCCATCACGGATAATTTATTTTCGAATAACAGCAGACTGGAGCAGCTGGATCTGTCTAGGAATCTCATACGGAGCATCTCGCCCACGGCTTTCGATACGCAAAGATCTCTCGAGTATCTGGATCTCTCCGGCAATGCCCTCCTGGATATATCGGTGGGTTTGGGCAACTTGAACAACCTGCGGGACATCGATCTGAGCTATAATCAAATATCCCGAATCCAATCCGATGTGATCGGTGGCTGGCGAAATGTGGTGGAGATCCGTTTGTCCAACAATCTCATTGTGGAACTGCAGCAGGGCACTTTCCGAAATCTTCCCAAGCTGCAGTATCTCGATCTCAGCAGCAATGAGATCCGAAATGTGGAGCCTGGCGCACTCAAAGGACTCGACGAACTGCAGGAATTCGTCCTGGCAGACAATAAGCTGGTGGAGCTAAAGGATCATGTCTTCGAGGAGCTGCCAAGCCTGCTGGCATCCCACTTTCAGTACAACAAGTTGCGCTACATCTCGCCGGAAAGCTTCCACAACGCCAATTCGCTGGTCTTCTTGAATCTGTCCAACAATCATTTCCGGAACATGGAAAACATAGGTCTGCGAAGCATGCGGAACCTGGAAGTTTTGGATCTGTCCACCAATGGGGTCAAGCTGGTGTCCACAATGCCGTTGAAGGCGCTGAACTGGTTGGTGGAGCTTAAAATGGATAACAATCAGATATGTCGCATTCAG GGTTCTCCATTTGAGACAATGCCCCGTTTGCGAGTCCTCTCCATGCGGAATAACCAGCTAAGGAGCATCAAGGAACGTACCTTCCGGAACGTCCGGGGAAACATAGCCATCTTGGACGTGGATG GAAATCCTATTGACTGCAACTGTGAGATGCAATGGCTTTCGGTGTGGCTACAGGAGACGAACTTTCCGTATCCGGGACCCAAGTGCCAGGATGGACGCCTTTTACGATCGGCCCGCATGGAAAGGAGCCTCTGCGTGGGTGCGGATATCTATGGCAACGAACGCACCGATGGCAACCAGTTGCCACTGCTCAACGAGCACGGGGATGTCTTCCAGAGGGATTTGCCCGACGATTTCAACGATGAGTGTGAGGCGGGCGAGGCAACCAGACTGCCAGGCGATCGACCGCTGGTGGGCGAGAGCGAGTACTTCTACGATCAGTATGTGGACGCCACCGAGGCACCAGATACCACCCACTCCGCGATCAGTACTTCGCAGCGACCCAAGCCGACTCCCACGATAAACAGCAATATAGATCTGAACAATACTATACTCCATACGAAGTACTTCAATCGCAAACCCCAGCCGGGATCTGGATCGCCTTTTACCTTCTTCGGATATCCCTTGCCCAGTGTAAGCTTGGGCAGATTCTTCGGCTTCGGAGATCGAGGGCGAAAGCAACGAACGGATAGCAATGATGAGATGCCCGCCACCCACCGCATGGCCCACATTAGCCTgccaagtgggcgtggcaaaacaAGGATGTATCAGCCGAATAGTGCGGAGTTCGAAAAATACCTCAAGGATCAGCAGAAGCAGGAGAAACAAAACATAGCCAGGAATCGTTATGTGGACACAGATTCCACCACTTCGTCCATGGAGGATGCACTGAGTAATGAGAGTGGTAGTGCCGCCACCACAGTGGGTGTCTTTCGCACCACCTTTCGTGAGCCATCGAGCATCGAGCGCGGTGGCTTCCGTCCCATCGTTCCAGCCCATGTCGGTGGTTTTATGCCTGTCCATGATCCTCAACAGCGGCGTGGTTTAGTTGAGGTGGTGAATATCACGGGAAACCCCTCGGAAATGATCCAAGGCATAGGTCAGAGAAAGTTTATCCCCATATCTGCTCAGGCACGACCTAAGCCAACCAAGAGCAGTGGCGAAAGTTCAGAGTCTGCTACTTACGAAGTCACGGAGACCACGCCCGATATAACCACCACAACGCCTTTGATACACAGGATCACCACTAGTACAACGAAAGCATCTACAACGACCACAAGGAGTACTACAACCACCAGTACCACACAGGTTACTCCTGCTGAAAATGATGCCTCATCCAGCAGTCAGCTGGATTCCCAGTACGATGACGAAGATCTGGAGGCGCAATCTGTGACTCTGCTTAGACCTCCTCCTCTCGTGCAAACGACGACGGCAGAGACGATTCTTTTGATTCCCCCGGCTGAAGAGCATGTGGCGCAGATAAAGAGTCGTTCCTGGGTGACCACCACAACACCCCAGAGTCCGAGTGATAATCAAGTTACTTTAGCTCGTCCAACGAGCACagtaccaccaccaccaccaccagcttCTCCTCCATTACGAGGTGGAGGACGGTCCACCATTACCAAGGTCTACACGCCGTATCAGCAGCAAGTGGCTCAGCCCACGGCAGAGGAGTATCAGAGAACCACGCCCAGTGGTGATAACGAGGGCGTGGCCAGCGAACACCAACTCACGGCTAATGCCCAAAAACGCACGGAACTGGAGCTCCTTCAGGTTGATCGTGTGGATCGCAAGGACGGCATGGATTGGTACTACGAAAGCTTCAAGAAGAAACGAGACTTCAATGGTGGAGCTGCTGTGCGGAAAACAGCCCACAAGGAGGTGTTCTACGACGGAGTAGCTGCGTCGTCCAGCTGGAATCGATTGCACAAGGAGATTCTCTTTCTCAGCTTGTTATTGTTGTGGAGAGCGTGTTGA
- the LOC117139344 gene encoding lipase 3, protein MKMFHALPLTNQQTRLPTINPIVCALLFSLVAGLALAEKSDYCLSEIVKSDERIRSHGYPTETHEVTTEDGYVLTLFRIPYSHKLKNQNEKRPPILLQHGLFSNSDCWLSSGPDNSLAYLLADAGYDVWLGNARGNIYSRNNVLISLNSHKFWHFDWHEIGTIDIPAMIDYILADTGFDQIHYAGHSQGTTVYLVMLSERPEYNALIKSGHLLAPCAFFEHGTSFIFNALGPLVGTPGGIWNQLMVDTELIPHNNLVNRLVDNGCHLSNSICNNAFIMFANGGYVNSNASSMNVLIETHPAGSSSNQGIHFLQLWKSLKFRQYDWGTKKNNELYGQDLPPDYDLSKIVAPTHLYSSNNDALCGPEDVNTLVENFTHLTEDYRVPVQSFNHLDFIIAMNMKELVNDPIIERINTYEGR, encoded by the exons ATGAAGATGTTCCACGCCCTACCACTAACTAA CCAGCAAACTCGATTGCCCACAATAAATCCAATCGTCTGCGCGCTACTGTTCAGTTTGGTGGCGGGTCTAGCCCTCGCCGAGAAGTCGGACTATTGTCTGAGCGAGATCGTCAAGTCGGACGAGAGGATCCGTTCGCACGGATATCCCACGGAGACGCACGAGGTGACCACCGAGGATGGCTATGTGCTGACCCTGTTCCGCATCCCCTACTCCCACAAGCTGAAGAACCAGAACGAGAAGCGACCGCCGATTCTGCTGCAGCACGGATTGTTCAGTAACTCGGACTGCTGGCTGTCCTCCGGACCGGACAACTCCCTGGCCTACCTGCTCGCGGATGCCGGATACGATGTATGGCTGGGCAATGCCCGTGGCAATATCTACTCGCGAAACAACGTCCTCATCTCGCTGAACAGCCACAAGTTCTGGCACTTCGACTGGCATGAGATCGGCACCATCGACATCCCCGCCATGATCGACTACATCCTGGCGGATACCGGCTTCGATCAGATACACTACGCCGGACACTCGCAAGGAACCACCGTGTACCTAGTGATGCTCTCCGAGCGACCGGAGTACAATGCCCTCATTAAGTCCGGACATTTGCTGGCTCCATGTGCCTTCTTCGAGCACGGAACCTCCTTCATCTTCAATGCCCTGGGTCCCCTGGTGGGTACGCCCGGTGGCATCTGGAACCAATTGATGGTGGACACCGAACTGATTCCGCACAACAACCTGGTTAACAGATTGGTCGACAACGGTTGCCATCTGTCCAACTCGATCTGCAACAACGCCTTCATCATGTTTGCCAATGGCGGATACGTTAATTCCAATGCG AGCTCCATGAACGTGCTGATCGAGACCCATCCGGCTGGATCCTCCAGCAATCAGGGCATCCACTTCCTGCAGCTGTGGAAGTCCCTCAAGTTCCGACAGTACGACTGGGGCACCAAGAAGAACAACGAGCTGTACGGCCAGGATCTGCCTCCAGATTACGATCTCAGCAAGATCGTCGCACCCACCCACTTGTACTCCAGCAACAACGATGCCCTTTGCGGACCCGAAGATGTTAACACCCTGGTGGAGAACTTCACGCACCTGACGGAGGACTACCGTGTGCCCGTGCAGAGCTTCAACCACTTGGACTTCATCATTGCCATGAACATGAAGGAGCTGGTCAACGATCCGATCATCGAGCGCATTAACACCTACGAAGGTCGCTAG
- the LOC117140580 gene encoding ectin isoform X1, whose product MLLFLLLLAFRPCLGYNVIRSEMYEAHNSHRRTWLVPELIESDDLSKDAEEYAIHLSTLNIPDQILYETAVDRNLRVDHLDYPLSEPDNEFYTENICEFIRNECIYYWATEGAKSYAIEKERRTEVEQSLADKFSAITWKSTREMGVGWAPKDRSKRGGRKILVVRYNPAGNQPGEFEKNIEEPKFLEYFEMPTREDPDRWRNGSARLRYGLVDVQICIYLFLLIIPFIRKA is encoded by the exons ATGCTGCTTtttctgcttcttcttgctTTTAGG CCTTGCTTGGGATACAATGTCATTAGGAGCGAAATGTACGAGGCCCACAATAGCCACCGTAGGACTTGGTTAGTTCCGGAGCTCATCGAATCGGATGATCTCTCCAAGGACGCTGAAGAGTATGCAATT CATCTGTCTACCTTAAATATTCCGGATCAAATATTATACGAGACAGCTGTAGATAGAAACCTTCGAGTGGATCACCTGGACTATCCCTTATCGGAGCCGGATAATGAATTCTATACGGAGAATATTTGTGAATTTATAAGAAACGAGTGTATTTACTACTGGGCTACTGAGGGGGCGAAATCCTATGCCATAGAAAAGGAGCGCAGGACAGAGGTCGAACAATCATTGGCTGACAAATTCTCGGCCATCACGTGGAAATCGACGAGAGAAATGGGTGTTGGATGGGCACCAAAAGATCGCTC AAAAAGGGGCGGACGAAAGATATTGGTAGTGAGGTACAACCCAGCAGGAAATCAGCCCGGAGAGTtcgaaaaaaatatagaaGAGCCCAAATTCTTAGAATACTTCGAAATGCCAACAAGAGAAGACCCCGATAGATGGCGCAATGGTTCGGCTAGATTACGTTATGGCTTAGTAGATGTGCAAATTTGTATTTACTTATTCCTCCTAATCATTCCCTTTATAAGAAAAGCATAA
- the LOC117140580 gene encoding uncharacterized protein LOC117140580 isoform X2, which yields MLLFLLLLAFRPCLGYNVIRSEMYEAHNSHRRTWLVPELIESDDLSKDAEDICLP from the exons ATGCTGCTTtttctgcttcttcttgctTTTAGG CCTTGCTTGGGATACAATGTCATTAGGAGCGAAATGTACGAGGCCCACAATAGCCACCGTAGGACTTGGTTAGTTCCGGAGCTCATCGAATCGGATGATCTCTCCAAGGACGCTGAAGA CATCTGTCTACCTTAA
- the LOC117138989 gene encoding L-threonine 3-dehydrogenase, mitochondrial, protein MFRKCIASLALAPVASPIPLPRITPIASQLVQRRAFHQVPRESRPPKILITGGLGQLGIECAKLLRTQYGSHNVILSDIIKPSQSVLENGPYIFADILDFKGLQKIVVDHRIDWLIHFSALLSAVGEQNVPLAVRVNIEGVHNVIELAKQYKLRIFVPSTIGAFGPDSPRNPTPNVTIQRPRTIYGVSKVHAELIGEYYYHKFGLDFRCLRFPGVISSDPPGGGTTDYAVAVFHEALRNGKYTCYLRPDTRLPMMYIEDCLRALLEFMRAPNEQLKRRVYNVTAMSFTPEELFAQLGRHVPNLHVTYKPDSRQLIADAWPQVFDDSDARRDWHWQHKYDLVNLVDFMIKDVQDNYINVQPEQQTLQI, encoded by the exons ATGTTTCGCAAATGCATCGCCAGCCTGGCTCTGGCCCCAGTGGCCAGTCCCATTCCGCTGCCCAGGATCACCCCGATCGCCAGCCAGCTCGTCCAGCGTCGCGCGTTCCACCAGGTTCCTCGCGAGAGTAGGCCACCCAAAATACTCATCACAG GTGGCTTGGGCCAGTTGGGCATCGAATGCGCCAAACTTCTGCGGACGCAGTATGGCAGCCACAACGTGATCCTTTCGGACATTATAAAGCCCAGTCAGTCGGTTCTGGAGAATGGTCCCTACATTTTTGCCGACATCCTGGACTTCAAGGGTCTCCAGAAGATCGTGGTCGACCATCGCATCGACTGGCTGATCCACTTCTCGGCGCTGCTCAGTGCTGTGGGAGAGCAAAATGTTCCACTGGCTGTGAG GGTCAACATCGAGGGTGTCCACAACGTCATCGAGCTGGCGAAGCAGTATAAGCTCCGCATCTTCGTACCAAGCACAATCGGAGCCTTCGGGCCCGACAGTCCGCGCAATCCCACGCCGAATGTTACG ATCCAACGGCCGCGCACCATTTACGGCGTTTCCAAGGTGCACGCCGAGCTGATTGGCGAATACTACTACCACAAGTTTGGACTGGACTTCAGATGCCTGCGCTTCCCCGGAGTGATTTCCAGTGATCCGCCGGGCGGCGGCACCACAG ATTACGCTGTGGCCGTGTTCCATGAAGCACTGCGCAATGGAAAGTACACCTGCTACCTGCGTCCTGACACAAGACTGCCCATGATGTACATTGAAGATTGTCTGCG GGCGCTCCTGGAGTTCATGCGTGCTCCCAACGAGCAGCTGAAGCGCCGCGTCTACAACGTGACCGCCATGTCCTTCACTCCCGAGGAGCTGTTCGCCCAGCTGGGCAGGCACGTGCCCAATCTGCACGTGACCTACAAGCCGGATAGCCGCCAGTTGATCGCGGACGCCTGGCCGCAGGTATTCGATGACTCCGATGCGCGGCGCGACTGGCACTGGCAGCACAAGTACGACCTGGTCAACCTGGTGGACTTCATGATCAAGGACGTGCAGGATAACTACATCAATGTGCAGCCGGAGCAGCAGACTCTGCAGATCTAA